From Enhydrobacter sp., the proteins below share one genomic window:
- a CDS encoding carboxymuconolactone decarboxylase family protein: MIKRKQRIPMRDLASLSAEDRETIEKNAMNGQVFNIFKVLAHHPKLVKRWTPFAGHILSKQTLPFRDRELLILRIGWLNQAEYEFAQHELIARRGGLSDVDIERVKQGSKAQGWNEHEAALMQLADDLHENSVASDATWAVLSKSYSTEQLMDAVFTVGQYNLVSWALNSFGVPLDDFLPDSRRKA; encoded by the coding sequence ATGATCAAGCGCAAACAGCGCATTCCCATGCGCGATCTCGCCAGTCTGTCGGCGGAAGATCGGGAGACCATCGAGAAGAACGCGATGAACGGCCAAGTCTTCAATATATTCAAGGTTCTCGCCCATCATCCCAAGCTGGTGAAGCGCTGGACGCCGTTCGCCGGCCATATCCTGTCGAAGCAGACATTGCCGTTTCGGGATCGCGAATTGTTGATCCTGCGCATCGGCTGGCTGAACCAGGCCGAGTACGAATTCGCCCAGCACGAGTTGATCGCCAGGCGTGGCGGGCTTTCAGACGTGGATATCGAACGGGTCAAGCAGGGATCCAAGGCCCAGGGGTGGAACGAGCACGAGGCAGCGCTGATGCAGCTCGCCGACGATCTGCATGAGAACTCGGTGGCGTCGGACGCGACATGGGCGGTGCTGTCGAAGTCCTACTCGACCGAGCAACTCATGGACGCCGTGTTCACGGTCGGCCAGTACAATCTGGTGTCGTGGGCGCTCAACAGCTTTGGCGTGCCGCTCGACGACTTCCTGCCCGATTCCAGACGTAAGGCGTGA
- the cobT gene encoding nicotinate-nucleotide--dimethylbenzimidazole phosphoribosyltransferase, whose product MNAPTATFAEMRRILSELPGPDLAARAEVVRRQAELTKPPGSLGRLEEIAEWLAAWQGRAQPRIERPRVAVFAGTHGVARQGVSAYPPEVTQQMVKNFLSGGAAINQLSAVIDADLRIYELDLDHPTEDFTRAPAMSEARAANAMTYGMMAAEPGIDVLCLGEMGIANTTSAAALCAALFGGTGADWAGPGTGVGGAALARKVAVIDEALRHHAAAVAERDPLALLAALGGEEFAAIAGAVLAARMGRIPVLLDGYACTAAAAALHACDSRALDHCVVAHRSAEPGHRRLLDAIGQRPLLDMDMRLGEASAAALAVPLLKAAAACHNGMATFAEAGVSGKA is encoded by the coding sequence ATGAATGCCCCAACAGCGACATTTGCGGAAATGCGCCGCATCCTGAGCGAACTGCCGGGACCCGACCTCGCGGCGCGGGCCGAGGTGGTGCGCCGCCAGGCGGAGCTGACCAAGCCGCCAGGCTCCCTCGGCCGCCTGGAGGAGATCGCCGAATGGCTCGCCGCTTGGCAGGGACGCGCCCAGCCCCGGATCGAACGGCCGCGCGTGGCGGTTTTTGCCGGGACACACGGCGTGGCCCGCCAGGGTGTTTCGGCCTATCCGCCGGAAGTCACGCAGCAAATGGTCAAGAACTTCCTGTCCGGTGGCGCGGCCATCAACCAGCTGTCGGCCGTCATCGACGCCGATCTGCGCATTTACGAACTCGATCTCGACCACCCGACCGAGGATTTCACCCGTGCGCCAGCGATGAGCGAAGCTCGCGCCGCTAACGCCATGACTTACGGCATGATGGCGGCGGAGCCTGGTATCGATGTGCTGTGCCTGGGGGAAATGGGAATCGCCAACACCACTTCCGCCGCCGCACTCTGCGCGGCGCTGTTCGGCGGCACGGGCGCCGACTGGGCCGGCCCGGGCACCGGCGTAGGCGGCGCCGCCCTCGCCCGGAAGGTCGCCGTCATCGACGAAGCCCTGAGGCATCACGCCGCCGCGGTTGCAGAGCGAGACCCCCTCGCCTTGCTCGCTGCACTGGGCGGCGAGGAGTTCGCCGCAATCGCCGGCGCCGTACTGGCGGCCCGTATGGGCCGTATTCCGGTGCTGCTCGATGGCTACGCCTGCACCGCCGCCGCGGCCGCGCTCCATGCCTGCGACAGCCGTGCACTCGACCACTGCGTGGTCGCCCATCGCTCGGCGGAGCCCGGACACCGGCGGCTCCTCGACGCAATTGGCCAACGTCCCCTGCTCGATATGGACATGCGGCTCGGCGAGGCCTCGGCGGCGGCCCTTGCCGTTCCCTTGCTCAAGGCCGCCGCCGCTTGCCACAACGGCATGGCGACCTTCGCCGAAGCGGGCGTCAGCGGAAAGGCGTGA